A window of the Zeugodacus cucurbitae isolate PBARC_wt_2022May chromosome 4, idZeuCucr1.2, whole genome shotgun sequence genome harbors these coding sequences:
- the LOC105213905 gene encoding brachyurin: MSYLTVFIVICAITAVAASESKLNWSTVVRPHMNPADAIQPKLHERNFGARIINGEIAGRKQFPYQAGLEFFTLLGGVWCGGSIISDRWIIGAAHCTEALIAGVNVYVGAFNRLDRKEAGQHVIYVTRKHIILHENYDDIELTNDLVLIKLPVPLEFTEFIQPVKLPKREAVNESFENEIAIASGWGIISDDDFKPTDILRWIDVPIISNTECNSWIYGSIHSTNICIGTDNYKSTCHGDAGGPLVLAKDSTLIGVASYNIIYSCEIGGPAPFTRVTSYLDWIEAKTGISSK; this comes from the exons ATGTCTTACCTAActgtatttattgtaatttgcgCGATTACCGCCGTAGCTGCCTCAGAGAGCAAGCTGAACTGGTCGACCGTTGTGCGTCCACATATGAATCCTGCGGATGCAATTCAACCTAAATTACATGAGAGGAACTTTGGTGCGCGCATTATTAATGGAGAAATAGCTGGACGTAAACAATTTCCCTATCAAGCGGGTTTGGAGTTTTTTACACTTTTAGGGGGAGTTTGGTGTGGCGGATCTATCATCTCGGATCGTTGGATTATTGGCGCTGCACATTGCACGGAAGCGCT CATCGCTGGTGTAAATGTGTATGTGGGTGCTTTCAATAGATTAGATCGCAAAGAGGCGGGTCAACACGTTATTTATGTAACAAGGAAACACATAATCTTGCATGAGAACTATGATGACATTGAGCTTACAAATGATTTAGTCCTAATTAAACTGCCAGTGCCGCTGGAATTCACTG AGTTCATTCAGCCAGTGAAACTTCCGAAAAGAGAGGCAGTTAATGAatcttttgaaaatgaaatcgcgATTGCGTCCGGCTGGGGAATAATATCCGATG ATGACTTCAAACCCACGGATATTCTACGCTGGATTGATGTACCGATTATTAGTAACACTGAATGCAATTCGTGGATTTATGGCTCAATTcattcaacaaatatttgcatcgGCACTGATAACTATAAGTCCACATGTCACGGTGATGCCGGCGGGCCCCTGGTTTTAGCTAAGGACTCAACACTTATCGGCGTGGCATCCTACAATATTATCTATAGCTGTGAGATTGGTGGGCCAGCCCCTTTTACGCGCGTAACTTCGTATTTGGACTGGATTGAAGCTAAAACTGGCATATCGAGCAAATAA
- the LOC105213922 gene encoding serine protease 1, with translation MKFLVVFTLLLASAYASPVLFHRQLEVPVLEDSLEGRITNGQLASPGQFKYQVGLSLKLSASSSAWCGGSLIGQNWVLTAAHCTDGVQAVTVYLGATVRTSAEVQYTVSKSDIIIHEGWNSKNLKNDISLIKIPAVSYSSRVQPVKLPTISNSYSTYVGETAIASGWGRISDSATGVTNELRFAYVPIVANSVCAKTYGTSTVTATNICISTDGGVSTCNGDSGGPLVAVSSNVQIGLTSFGARAGCAKGYPAAFTRVTSYLDWIKANTGISA, from the exons ATGAAGTTCCTAGTAGTTTTCACTTTACTCTTGGCATCGGCATACGCCTCGCCAGTACTCTTCCACCGTCAATTGGAAGTTCCCGTCTTGGAAGACAGTCTGGAAGGACGCATCACCAATGGCCAACTCGCTTCTCCTGGTCAATTCAAGTACCAAGTTGgactttcattgaaattgagCGCCTCTTCGTCGGCCTGGTGTGGTGGTTCTTTGATTGGACAAAACTGGGTCCTTACCGCTGCTCACTGCACTGATGG TGTTCAAGCCGTGACTGTTTACTTGGGTGCAACTGTCCGTACATCAGCCGAAGTTCAATACACCGTCTCCAAGAGCGATATTATCATCCATGAAGGTTGGAATTCCAAAAATCTGAAGAATGATATTTCTCTCATCAAGATCCCAGCCGTTTCCTACTCCAGCCGTGTACAACCCGTGAAATTGCCCACAATCTCGAACTCCTACTCGACCTATGTTGGAGAAACCGCTATTGCCTCCGGTTGGGGACGCATCAGCGATTCAGCTACCGGTGTGACAAATGAATTGCGCTTTGCTTACGTGCCAATCGTTGCCAACTCTGTCTGCGCCAAGACTTACGGCACTTCGACTGTGACTGCTACCAACATCTGTATCTCCACCGACGGTGGTGTGTCCACTTGCAACGGTGACTCTGGTGGCCCATTGGTTGCGGTATCCTCCAACGTACAAATCGGTTTGACTTCCTTCGGTGCTCGTGCCGGCTGTGCTAAGGGTTATCCAGCTGCATTCACCCGTGTGACCAGCTACTTGGATTGGATTAAGGCCAATACTGGCATTTCCGCTTAA
- the LOC105213931 gene encoding LOW QUALITY PROTEIN: serine protease 1-like (The sequence of the model RefSeq protein was modified relative to this genomic sequence to represent the inferred CDS: inserted 1 base in 1 codon), with protein KGGPLTQKLSLALQCRNKKFLVVFTLLLASAYASPVLYQRQLEADVLEDSLEGRITNGQLASPGQFPYQVGLSLKVNALSSAWCGGSLIGQNWVLTAAHCTDGIQAVTVYLGATVRXSAEIPFTFSKSDIIIHVDWNSKKIRNDISLIKIPAISYSSRVQPVKLPSISNSYSTYVGETAIASGWGRISDSATAVTNELRYAYVPIVANSVCAKTYGTSSVTASNICISTDGGVSTCNGDSGGPLVAVSSNVQIGLTSFGARAGCAKGYPAAFTRVTSYLDWIKANTGISA; from the exons AAAGGTGGACCTTTAACTCAGAAGTTATCATTAGCTCTTCAGTGTCGCAACAAGAAGTTCTTAGTAGTTTTCACTTTGCTCTTGGCTTCGGCCTACGCTTCGCCAGTACTTTACCAACGCCAGTTGGAAGCTGACGTTTTGGAGGACAGCCTGGAAGGACGTATCACCAATGGCCAACTCGCTTCTCCTGGTCAGTTCCCGTATCAAGTTGGACTCTCATTGAAAGTGAACGCTCTCTCGTCAGCCTGGTGTGGTGGTTCTTTGATTGGACAAAACTGGGTCCTTACCGCTGCTCACTGCACTGATGG TATTCAAGCCGTGACTGTCTACTTGGGTGCAACTGTGC AATCAGCCGAAATTCCATTCACCTTCTCCAAGAGCGATATTATCATACATGTAGATtggaattccaaaaaaataaggAACGATATTTCTCTCATCAAGATCCCAGCCATTTCCTACTCCAGCCGTGTACAACCTGTGAAACTGCCTTCAATCTCGAACTCCTACTCGACCTATGTTGGAGAAACCGCTATTGCCTCCGGTTGGGGACGCATCAGTGATTCAGCTACCGCTGTGACAAACGAATTGCGTTATGCTTACGTACCAATTGTTGCCAACTCTGTCTGTGCCAAGACTTATGGCACTTCGTCTGTGACTGCTTCCAACATCTGTATCTCCACCGACGGTGGTGTGTCCACTTGCAACGGTGACTCTGGTGGCCCATTGGTTGCGGTATCCTCCAACGTACAGATCGGTTTGACTTCCTTCGGAGCTCGTGCCGGCTGCGCTAAAGGTTATCCAGCTGCATTCACCCGTGTGACCAGCTACTTGGATTGGATTAAGGCCAACACCGGCATTTCCGCTTAA
- the LOC128919746 gene encoding serine protease 1-like has protein sequence MKFLVVFTLLLASAYASPVLYQRQLEADVLEDSLEGRITNGQLASPGQFPYQVGLSLKVNALSSAWCGGSLIGQNWVLTAAHCTDGIQAVTVYLGATVRTSAEIQFTVSKSDIIIHEDWNSKKIRNDISLIKIPAVSYSSRVQPVQLPSISNSYSTYVGETAIASGWGRISDSATAVTNELRYAYVPIVANSVCAKTYGTSSVTATNICISTDGGVSTCNGDSGGPLVAVSSNVQIGLTSFGARAGCAKGYPAAFTRVTSYLDWIKTNTGISA, from the exons ATGAAGTTCTTAGTAGTTTTCACTTTGCTCTTGGCTTCGGCCTACGCTTCGCCAGTACTTTACCAACGTCAGTTGGAAGCTGACGTTTTGGAAGACAGCTTGGAAGGACGTATCACCAATGGCCAACTCGCTTCTCCTGGTCAGTTCCCATATCAAGTTGGACTATCCTTAAAAGTGAACGCTCTCTCGTCAGCCTGGTGTGGTGGCTCTTTGATTGGACAAAACTGGGTCCTTACCGCTGCTCACTGCACTGATGG TATTCAAGCCGTGACTGTCTACTTGGGCGCAACTGTCCGTACATCAGCCGAAATTCAATTCACCGTCTCCAAGAGCGATATTATCATCCATGAAGATtggaattccaaaaaaataaggAACGATATTTCCCTCATCAAGATCCCAGCCGTTTCCTACTCCAGCCGTGTACAACCCGTGCAATTGCCCTCAATCTCGAACTCCTACTCGACCTATGTTGGAGAAACCGCTATTGCCTCCGGTTGGGGACGCATCAGTGATTCAGCTACCGCTGTGACAAACGAATTGCGTTATGCTTACGTGCCAATTGTTGCCAACTCTGTCTGTGCCAAGACTTATGGCACTTCGTCTGTGACTGCTACCAACATCTGTATCTCCACCGACGGTGGTGTGTCCACTTGCAATGGTGACTCTGGTGGCCCATTGGTTGCGGTATCCTCCAACGTACAGATCGGTTTGACTTCCTTCGGAGCTCGTGCCGGCTGCGCTAAAGGTTATCCAGCTGCATTCACCCGTGTAACCAGCTACTTGGATTGGATTAAAACCAACACCGGCATTTCTGCTTAA